Genomic DNA from Candidatus Angelobacter sp.:
AAATCTGACGGAGCAAAACATCATCGCGTACGTTTGCGACAGTCCCTTGGATCTCGAACGTTGTTCCGAAAGCTTTCAGCGGGGTGATCTACATGGAGCGGCCCCGTACATCTATCAATCGGGTTCGCACCGGCCCACACCTGATCTCGGACAAAACACGGTGCCGGGCGTGGATCGGCTTTATCTCGTGGGTCCTTTTCAGCATCCCGGCGGCGGGGTATTCGGGGCGGGGCGCGCGACGGCGATGAAAATGTGCGAGGACCTGAAAATCACGTTCGACAAGATCGGACAAGCGCGATGATGAAAATCCTCGGGCCAGACAATGGCGAGCTGCTGCAAATCGCGTCGCTTGAAACCGAGGGCGGCAAGCTGGTAATGAAAGGAAAAGTATTCGGCTCGATGCCGATGACGGCGAAGCTCACGCCGCAAGAGGCGCGCAACGGTTTGAAGCTGCTGAATTTCAGGCTGGCGCTTTTTCTTCTGACTTTTTTATTTCGCAAGTAGCTGTCACGTGGCGCGTGCCATGCAAGAAACAGATTCAAGTGCCGGTCTACCGACGATAAGAACTCTGCTGGCCTGCGGGCTGGTTGCCGGCCCTCTATTCCTTGTCGTCTTTGTCATCCAAATATTAATTCGTCCAGAATTTCATTTTGCTCATAGCGAGCCGAGCCTACTGAGCATTGGACGTCTGGGATGGATTCAGATCGCTAATTTCATAATCGGCGGTCTGCTCGTCATCTCGGGCAGCTATGGGCATGCGAGGAGCACTGCGCTCCCGCAAAGGCCGGTTTTGGGGACCCTTGCTACTTGGAATCTTTGGACTCGGTCAGGTAGGTGTCGGAATCTTTGTCGTTGACCAGGTGCGCTCCCCGACTAGTATCACCTTCCACGGCACAATGCACGTCGTCTGCGGTGGCGTAGGGTTCGTGGCTCTCATGGCTGCGTGCTTTGTGTTTGTGCGCACGTTTGTTTCCCTGAGACAGTGGCTGTGGGCTATTTCTTGCGCTGTTACTGGCCTGCTGTTTCTGGGTGCATTCGTCAGCGCTGCCCAGCAGAATCAAGGAGCAACATTCAATTCTTTCTGAATTTGGTTTTCGTTCCCGAATGGGTGTGGGTGTCGTTGATGTCGAAGCAATTGGCGCAGGTTCCACTCTCAGAACCTGCGCGTGCAGATTCAATGCACAAGATGCCACCCTGAAGGGATGGCGCTACATGAACCTGGCGGGCCGTTGAGGAGTTCACTTTCGCGTCGGCGTAAGTCTTAATTCCGGCGCAGGCCCATCCATTTAAACCCTCCACATAGTGACCTGATCAGCGCGCTTACCGGATAAGTTGAGTACTGCCCAGGAAGATGTCCGATTACCCGACTTATCGGAACTTGGCCCGACTGCGCGGGGACTGATCGTTGACCGGCGATTTGTTCTGGCGTAGTTTCTGAAAGCACGACCCTCATCCCCACACAACCAGGAGGCAGCTATGAGCACTAAACCAGTACGTAGTCCCGACGCGACCAGAGACCCGGGCGTAGCGAGAGTTGACATGAAGTTCGAGATCGTCATCATCCCCGTCTCGGATGTCGACCGCGCGAAGGAATTCTACACGAGGCTCGGATGGCGGCTCGACGGCGACTTCACCAACGGTGACGACTGGCGCGGGATCCAGTTTACGCCGCCTGGCTCCGGGTGTTCGGTCATCTTCGGCAAGAGCGTCACCCCGGCGGCACCCGGCTCCGCACAGGGCCTATACCTGATCGTCTCCGACATCGAAGCCGCCCGCAAAGAGCTGCTAGATCGCGGCGTCGAGGTAAGCGAAGTGTTCCACGGTGGCAACAACGTCTACGCAGGCCCGGACGAGCCCTACCTGTTTGGGAGAATCCGGGTCAGCGGTCCGGATCCGGAGCATCGCAGTTACCGCTCGTTCGCCTCATTCCGTGATCCGGACGGCAATGGCTGGCTGCTCCAGGAGCTGACGACGCGGCTGCCCGGCCGCATAGACTCCGTCACGACGACTTTTGCCTCGGTAAACGATCTGGCGAACGCGATGCGGCGTGCGTCGAAGGCACATGGCGAGCACGAAGCC
This window encodes:
- a CDS encoding VOC family protein, producing MSTKPVRSPDATRDPGVARVDMKFEIVIIPVSDVDRAKEFYTRLGWRLDGDFTNGDDWRGIQFTPPGSGCSVIFGKSVTPAAPGSAQGLYLIVSDIEAARKELLDRGVEVSEVFHGGNNVYAGPDEPYLFGRIRVSGPDPEHRSYRSFASFRDPDGNGWLLQELTTRLPGRIDSVTTTFASVNDLANAMRRASKAHGEHEARTGGQRDENWPDWYAAYIVAEQAGGELPQ